The Rhodococcus antarcticus DNA segment GCGTACGGGGTGGACGGTGCGGCACACCGCGCGGCCCTGACCGCCGGGGGACCGACCGTCGCCGTGCTGGGGTGCGGGATCGACCGCGCCTACCCGGCCGGCCACGCCGCCCTGCTCGCCCGCATCGCGGAGGTGGGGCTGGTGGTCAGCGAGCACCCGCCCGGCACGACCGCCGCCGGCTACCGGTTCCTGGCCCGCAACCGTTTGGTGGCCGGGCTCGGGGACGGCGTGCTCGTCGTGGAGGCCGGCTGGCGCAGCGGGGCGCGCAGCACCGCGCGGTGGGCCCGCGAGCTCGCTCGGCCGGCCATGGCGGTCCCGGGGCCGGTCACCTCCCTGGGGTCCACCGGCTGCCACCAGATGATCCGCACGGGGGAGGCCGAGCTCGTCACGACCGCCGCGGAGGTCGTCGAGCACGTCGGACGGGTGGGCGAGCTCGCGGAGGTCAGCACCAGCCCCCCGCGACCGCTGGACGGGGTGGACGCTGCCCTGCGCCCGGTGCTGGAAGCACTCCCGCGCCGGGGCAGTGCGAGCCCGCAGCAGATCTCCGAGAGCTCGGGCGTGCCGCTCGACGCGGTGCGGGCGGCCCTGCCCGAGCTGGAGCTCGACCGGCACGTGGTCCGCACGGAGGACGGGTGGTCCCTGCGGCGCGGCGCGGGTGCTTGACCGGTCCTGGCCGACGGGGCACCGTGCAGGCGTGGCAGCACCGGTCGACGTGGGGGCCGGGGAACCCGGGCTCGGTGGAGGTGCGGTGGCCGACCACCTCGCTGCCTTCGCCCGGCACCTCCTGCTGGAGCGCGGCCGCTCCGAGCACACGGTGCGGGCCTACCTCGGCGACCTCCGGTCGCTGCTGGCGCACGCGGGCGAGCCCGCCGACCTCGGCGCCCTGACCCTGCCCGTGCTGCGCGCGTGGTTGGCGGAGCAGGCACGCTCCGGGGTGGCCAGGACCACGCTGGCCCGGCGGACGGCCGCGGTGCGCACCTTCACCGCCTGGGCCCGGCGCACCGGACGCACCGAGACCGACACCGGTGCTCGGCTCGTCGCCCCACGAGCGCACCGCACCCTGCCCGCGGTGCTGCGCCCCGAGCAGGCCGCGATCGCGCTGGGGGCGGCAGCGGCGGGTGCAGCGCAGCTGGATCCCGTCGCGCTGCGTGACCACCTCGTGGTCGAGCTGCTCTACGCCACGGGCATCCGTGTCGGCGAGCTGTGCGCGCTGGACGTCGACGACGTGGACCACGGGCGGCGCGTGGTCCGCCTCCTGGGCAAGGGTGGCCGCGAGCGGACCGTCCCCTACGGAGTGCCCGCCGAGCGGGCGCTGCGCCAGTGGTTGGCCCACGGCCGTCCTGTGCTCGAGGGGGAGAACAGCGGCGCAGCGCTGCTGCTGGGGGCACGCGGCGGCCGGCTCGACCCCCGCGCCGCGCGGCGGACGGTGCACGAGACGGTGGCGTCCGCGCCGGGCGCCCCCGACCTCGGACCGCACGGCCTGCGTCACTCCGCTGCAACGCACCTGCTGGAGGGAGGGGCGGATCTTCGTGTCGTTCAGGAGCTGCTTGGTCACGCTACGCTGTCAACGACACAGCTGTACACCCATGTCACCGTCGAGCGACTGAGGGCCGTCCATGACAGAGCGCACCCGCGTGCCTGAGCGGCCGGCGCTCTCCCGGGTTCCCGGCCGACCTCCCGCGGGTTCCGACGGTCTCGCGGTCGAGCAGGCCCTGGACGAGCTGTGGAACGCGTTCACGCGGGAGCGCAGCCAGGCCCTCCGCGGCCGCCTGGTGCTGCACTACGCACCCATGGTCAAGTACGTGGCGGGTCGGGTCGGCACGGGTCTGCCCCAGCACGTGGATGCCGGAGACCTGGTGCAGGCGGGCATCTTCGGGCTCATCGACGCGATCGACCGCTTCGAGCCCGAGCGAGGCTGGAAGTTCGAGACCTATGCCATCAACCGGGTGCGGGGCGCGATCCTGGACGACCTCCGCGCGCAGGACTGGGTGCCGCGCTCGGTGCGGTCCCGGGCGCGCGCGGTACAGGCCGCTCTGGGGCGCCTGGAGTCGAGCCTGCGCCGCAGCCCCACGGACGCCGAGGTGGCGGCCGAGGCGGAGCTGACGCTGCCGGAGCTGCACGCTCTGTACAGGGAGATGTCGATGACGTCGGTCATCGCGCTGGACGACCTCGTGGGTGGTGACGGGGAGTCGGGCGGG contains these protein-coding regions:
- the dprA gene encoding DNA-processing protein DprA → MSAPTAAGRQAWAYLSRVVEAPTAALHALLAEHGAERAAALVRTRQVPPGLRRSTEARHHLDTAEADLARAGALGGRLVTPEDAEWPGWKLHPFATTVPAPRQVPVLPVALWVRGPARLDEVTDRAVSVVGTRDVSGYGEHVTAELCHDLAADGWTVVSGAAYGVDGAAHRAALTAGGPTVAVLGCGIDRAYPAGHAALLARIAEVGLVVSEHPPGTTAAGYRFLARNRLVAGLGDGVLVVEAGWRSGARSTARWARELARPAMAVPGPVTSLGSTGCHQMIRTGEAELVTTAAEVVEHVGRVGELAEVSTSPPRPLDGVDAALRPVLEALPRRGSASPQQISESSGVPLDAVRAALPELELDRHVVRTEDGWSLRRGAGA
- a CDS encoding FliA/WhiG family RNA polymerase sigma factor, encoding MPERPALSRVPGRPPAGSDGLAVEQALDELWNAFTRERSQALRGRLVLHYAPMVKYVAGRVGTGLPQHVDAGDLVQAGIFGLIDAIDRFEPERGWKFETYAINRVRGAILDDLRAQDWVPRSVRSRARAVQAALGRLESSLRRSPTDAEVAAEAELTLPELHALYREMSMTSVIALDDLVGGDGESGGLSAADVLADEHAPDPVAVLESEESRRLLAEAVAGLPERDRTVVTLYYFENLTLSEIGTVLGVTESRICQLHTRAVLRLRTRIAEVTGDRVPDPSSRPRARRGRA
- a CDS encoding tyrosine recombinase XerC, whose amino-acid sequence is MADHLAAFARHLLLERGRSEHTVRAYLGDLRSLLAHAGEPADLGALTLPVLRAWLAEQARSGVARTTLARRTAAVRTFTAWARRTGRTETDTGARLVAPRAHRTLPAVLRPEQAAIALGAAAAGAAQLDPVALRDHLVVELLYATGIRVGELCALDVDDVDHGRRVVRLLGKGGRERTVPYGVPAERALRQWLAHGRPVLEGENSGAALLLGARGGRLDPRAARRTVHETVASAPGAPDLGPHGLRHSAATHLLEGGADLRVVQELLGHATLSTTQLYTHVTVERLRAVHDRAHPRA